GAATCTGCCGCCGGGGCACCGCGCACAAACGCACAAGCGCTTGGGCAAGAGGCTGGAGCAGGCCCATGCCGGCCGTACCCCTGAAATAGCGCCCGCGCTCGCACTTCACTTTGAGCAGGGTCGCGAATTTCCGAGCGCGTTGCGCTACCTCCGGGAAGCGGCAGAGAGCTCGACGAAACGCCTCGGCCATGCGGAGGCCGCAAGCTATCTCACCCGCGCGCTTGGCATACTCGATCGTTTCGATGCTGCCGACGAATTCTCGGCCCGCGTCGCCCTTCTGCGGCAGCGAAGCTGGGCTCTTCGCTCGTGCGGCGACCTCGTCGGCTCCATCCGTGATCTGCGAGACATGATTGTCTGCGCCGAACAGGCGGGCGAGATCAAGCAACAGCTCAACGGCCTCACGGCTGTGAGCAGTCTCTGCTTGCGCGTGGATCGCCACGCCTGCCTTGAGGCCGCTGAAGACGTATTGTCGCGAAGCCAGGCGCTTGCGGACGACACATTCAAGGCTCTGGTCCAGGGCAGCAGCGCGAGCGTCAACCTGTTCCTCAACGGCTGGCGCAAACAGGACGCCACGCTCTGCGACAGGGCGATCGAGCTAAGTGCGAGTGCCACGAACTATGGCATCCTGATCAGACGCAATGGAATATCCGGTATCGTCGATTGCTGGAGGTCGCGGTACCAGGAGTGCCGCCGCGCCGGCACGGAAGGAAAGCGATTGGCGCGTTTGGCCGGCGACGTTTACACTTTTGTTCTGTTCAACGTTCTTGAATCAATCGCGCTCATTCATCTGGGCGAATGGCGCGAATTGCGACGTGAAATCACGGCCGGCCTCGAGCTGGCCGTCAGGAACGCGAACGGCCCCAGCAGCGCATTGTGCCGGCTGACGCTTGCGTGGTTGCACGTCGAAGCGATGGATTTCGATGGAGCCCGGGAGCTCTGCGAAAGCGTCGACGATAGTCTGCTGGTCGGCGATCAGTCGACGTATTTCCACAAGCGGGCCGTCCTTGCGAAGGCCTATGTCGGCCTGAACGATCCGTCGGGAGCTCGCAGGCAATTTGACGATATTGAGCGCCGCAGGCATGAAGAAGGTATCGACATCGAATTTACCGCCGCGACGCAGGTGTATCATTGCCTCGGCGAATATTACTTGCAGGTTGACGACTTTACGCAGGCTCAGAGCTGTGCCCGCCAGCTCCACGACTATGTGGCATCGGCTCCAGATCTCAATCACCTGGCCCAGGCCCACGGACTGCTCGCGCGTACGGCGCTTGGCTTGGGTGATTCAGCGGAGGCTCGGTTGCACCTGTCCCGCGCGCTGGAGATCGTCGACAATGCCGACTTCCCGATCGCTTCCTGGCGGGTGTACCGCACGGCCGCCGAGATCTTCGCGAAGTACGGAGACGTCGACAGGGCAGCGACGTATCGCTTGCGATTTGTCGAGACCGTCCGAAGGCTCGCGCAAAATTTCGAACCCGAGGATCGCCTGCACAAGAGCTTGCTCGCTGTGTTAGCAACGCGAACAGCGCAACTGGAGGCGATGACCTCGCTGCCGTCGCGGCCCGCTTAGCCATTGCGAAGGGCCTAGATTCGCCAGGAACAAACACTCGGTACGCAAACGGAAACGTCTGTATAATTCGTGGGTCCGGTTCTGGCACCTTTCCGAACCGTAGACGCTGACAATTTGCTCCGTTATCAAGTTGAGCCGACTATTTGTTGGACCGACAGCAGCGGAGATTGCGGAATGACACTCTACACACCGGTCCTGTGGTTTTATGCCGTGATGGTGTCGCTAGTTTTCGGTGCGAGTGTGTACGAAACATTGGTCGTGCATCCCGCGTGGAGCCGAAAGCCGCCAGAATCCTTCCGCGGGTTCGTTGGAGTGCCGGTCAGTCGGATGAATATCCCAGCGTTCTGGGCCCCCGTGGCTCCGCTGTACGCGTTGAGCGCGCTCGCTGCGTTGGGTCTTGCCCTTCGCGCGGGAAGTCAAGGGGTAGCCCTCATCGTTTCTACCGTATGCGCCGTCGCTGCCGTTGCGTGGACCTTGCTGTACTTTCGCCCCACCATCGAACGGTTTCTTGAAGCGGGAGGCGGGAACACTCCAACCGAACGCCTGCAAATCGAGGCTCGCCGCTGGATCCGACTCAATTGGATCCGCGTAGGGCTGGTCGCAATTTCTTGGTGGGGAGCCCTCAGCGCCGTGGCGAGGCACGGATGAATCCGGCTGAGCAGCCCAACAAAAAGGCAAGGGTATCGCCAAAACCCAGCGCCCAGTTTAGCCGCGGTCCACCACAATGAAAACAATGACTTGCCCGACTACAAACTGATTGGGCGCCTCGGCGTCCACCAAAATTCGTTCACGAATATCGACGAACGTGAACAAACACGAATGAGTTTGCGTAAATGGGTACGGCCGGCAAGACGGTCTTCTCGCAGGTACTAACTATTCGGGAAGTGCCTCGAAGACGGACAACGGCGAGGCCGTCTGCAATACGTTTGCAAGCCTGAACCCGGCATCGGCCAATAGTCTTCGGAAATCAGTCTCGGTGCGCTCCCGGCCGCCGGGCGTCATGACCAACATTTCCAGATCCAGAAAAGCATAATCGTATAGCTCAAACGAGGACTTTGACAGTGGCCAAACGGGCTTCGCTACTGCAACAGGAGATTCTGGCCAATGTCCGAAATGGGGTGCCGGCTCAACCGGTCAAAAGCGACGTTTCGGGTATGTCGTCGGTATTTCCGCTTAACCCTCGGACTCGGACATCGTCTGATGCAATTGGCCGATGGCTTGACGTACTTGCCATCAGAAATCCGGCAGAAATCCCGTGAACAAACGTAAATGATCTTGATAGAGAAACGCTGATTTTGTTCGAATTTCCAGCCAGGGTGCTGCGCTCATAACGATCTGGTTGCCGGTTCGAGTCCCGCCGGGCCCAGCAAACATATCAACGACTTACTGACCCGGTTCACATCAATGAACGGACACGCGTGTGCAACGTCGGATAGTCCGAACAGTGCCAAGATCAAGATAGGGATTCTTGCATTGCAGCAGACATCGTCACTCGATCACCTTGTCGGCGCGAGCCAGTAACGCCGGAGGCACCGTGACGCCGAGCGCATTGGCGGTCTTCAGGTTTATCACCAGCTCGAACTTGGTCGGCTGCTCGACCGGGATGTCGGCAATCCTGGCACCGCGAAAGAGCATGGCGGCCTGTCGGATAGTAATCTCTGGAATTTGAGTGATACGCGGTCCGTAGGCGGCGAAGCCGCTTCCCTCCGCCATTTCGGCCCATTGATAGATGGCAGGCAGGCGCAGCGCTGAGACGCGGTCCATAATGAGCTGACCATTGGCGAAGAGCATAGGCGATGCCAAAACGTTGAGCGCCTTGGCCCCAGATGCCCGTGCCATGTCGATCGCTCCTGCGATCTCCTCGCCTTTGGCAACACGGTGAATTGAAAGCTCGACGTTGCTTGCGCGTGCCGCCTCTTGAAGCGCGGCAAGCTTCGCTTCTGCTGTTGCGTTGGAGTCAGCCAGGGCCGCCATGCGGCGAAGCCCCGGCACCGCTTCGATCAGGAGTTCCTGCCGCTTTCCGTCAAGCTCGGTAGCGAGGATACTGACGCCGGTTGTATTGCCATTCGGCCGGGACAGCGAGTCTACTAATCCTTCCCCGACCATATCGTCTGCAACTCCGATGATCGGAATTTCTTTCGTAGCCTGCTGTGCGGCACGAGTTGCCACACTCCCGGCGGCTTCGATGACGTCGACCTGGGCTTTGCCCAGCTCCGCCGCATATTGCGAAATCAGATCAATGTGGAGCCCGAAATCGCGGCGATAAATTGTGAGGTTTTGGCCTTCAATGAAGCCACGGCGGCGTAGTTCGTCGATACGTCGCAATGACACGGGCGTATCCGCAAAGGGCTCCAAGATACCGAAACGATAGATGCGCCCCGCTTCCTGCGCCATCGAAACGAACGGCCATTCCACTATTGCGCCAGCGACCAGCGTGATGAAATCACGGCGTTTCACGGATCTTCCTGCTGTTGTTGAGATGTTCTCAACCGCTACGATGTTATCTCTTTCACGCCGCACGTCATAGCCCGCGCATGTCCGGTTTGGCTCAAAACCGGTCCTGACGAGATTGAAACGAGACTTCCGGTCCGCCCCCAAAGGCGACATGCAGCCGGACCGGGCGCACCAGAAGCGGCCTCTTTCAGCTCATGACCTGGTTCGGAAGAATGAAAAACGGCACATAGATGATCGCGAGCAGCACACCTATCGCCAAACACTGAAACGCAATCACCAACCAGAACAGCGATGGGCTCTCGTATCTCAACAGAACGACACCCAAGCCCATTTGTATTTTCATCGTTCTCAAACTGTTGAACAGCTTGCACGACATCAACACGAACGCGAGGAAGACGGGAAGGAGCATCGTCGCCACCTGCATCGTCGCGCTCCTCCCTGCTCCTTGGTATGCGCTCAACCTGCCGCACCCACGCTCACATCGAGCTGGAGGCCTCATGTTCGTGATGCGTGTCGACCGGCGATGACGCGACCTCCTCCAGAACTTTGGCGAACCTGCCCACGGCCCAGTCAATCTGCGCCTCGTTGATGATCAACGGCGGCGCAAAGCGTATGGTGTTGCGATGGGTGTCCTTTGTCAGCACGCCAGCCGGAATCAGGCGCCTGACGACCGCACCGGCATCTGCCATATTCCGGTACAGTTCGACGCCGGCGAACAGGCCGCGCCCGCGCACCTCGCGAATGAGCGGATTGTCGATCGCGGCGAGCCTGCGCAGCAGATGCGCGCCAACGCTCGTCGCGTGTTCCACCAACCGTTCGTCGATCAAGGTGTCGAGCGCGGCCAGCCCGACGGCCGCCGCGATCGGATTGCCTCCGAACGTGCTGCCGTGATCGCCCGGCGTAAAGACGTCCATGACGTCCCGGCGGGCCAGGAACAACGACACCGGCAGAAGCCCGCCGCCGAGGGCCTTGCCGAGCATCAGTCCGTCAGGCTGCACGCCGTCATGCTGACATGCCAGCAACCGGCCGGTGCGTCCCAGGCCGCTCTGCACCTCGTCGCACAGCAGCAGCACATTGTTGGCCCGGCAGATTCGCGCGACGTCGGACAGATAACCGGGCGGCGGCACGTTGATGCCGCCCTCACCTTGAATGGGTTCGACCAGAAACGCCGCGGTTTCGGCCGTGATCGCGGCGGCCAGCGCGGCCGCGTTGCCGAACGGCACGAGCTTGAAGCCAGCCGGAAACGGCCCGAAGCCATCGCGATATTGGGCCACGGATGAAAAACCGACGATCGAGATGGTGCGGCCGTGGAAGTTGCCTTCCGCGGCGATGATTTCCGCCCGATCGGTTGGCACGCCCTTGACCTTGTAAGCCCATTTGCGGGCCGCCTTGAGCGCCGTCTCCACGGCCTCCGCGCCGCTATTCATCGGCAAAGCCGCGTCCATGCCGGTGAGGTCGCAGGCCCGGGCAAGGAAGGGTCCCAACCGGTCGCTGAAATAGGCCCGCGAAATCGTGTCGAGGCGCTGGGCCTGCTCGGTCAGCGCCTTGACGAGACGCGGATGACAATGGCCGAAACTGACCGCGGAGTAGGCTCCCATCATATCGATGTAGCGACGGCCGCTCTCGTCCCAGACATAAACCCCTTCCCCGCGGACGAGGGTGACCGGTAAGGGCGCATAGTTTCCGGCACCGAAACGGGTTTCAAGGCTGGTATCCATCGCGCGATCACCGCTCATGGCGCGTCCTCCGATCGGGGCACCCCGGTGCTCATGTCGCTACCGCTCCCTTGCATGTAGGACGACGGGAACAAAAAGCGAGGCAGGGATCGCACCCCCGCACCAGAATCATGAGTTCCAGCGCTCCCTGAAAACCGACGTTTGCTGCAGAGGCTGCCCGGGCGCAACAATCCGCTGCGTTCGCGCGCGGTAGCGCCGATCGCGGGAGATCCTGGCTGCCTCTCGATCGACTGGTCACCGACGACGAATTGCAAGCGGCGGGTGGACGATCTATGCTGGGTCCACAACCACGCAGCCGCCCATCGTCGGCGAAGGTCTGCAGGGAAGCCCTCGCGGTGGATGGTTTGCATTTCGCACCGGAGGTAATGTCATGTCCATTGCTCCCACGCTCCAAAAATATCTGGCGGCCGAAAACATCCAGTACGAGCTGATCCCGCACGAAATCAGCATGACGTCCACGCGTACCGCGGAGGCATGCCATATACCCGGCGATCGTCTCGCCAAAGGCATCGTGTTGCGGCGCGACAGCGAATATATGCTGGCCGTCCTGCCCGCATCGCACCACCTGCGCCTGTCGGAACTGAGGACAAAACTCGGTGACAACGTTCACATCGCCGATGCAACCGAGATCGTTCAGCTGTTCGGCGACTGTGCCCACGGCGCGATTCCTGCCGTCGGCAAATGTTACGGGCTCGATATCATCGTCGACGACAGCATCGGAGCCCAGCCGGACATCTATATGGAAGCAGGCGATCACGAGACGCTGCTCCATATGGGTCACGCGCAGTTTTCGCGGCTGACGGCCGATGCACCGCACGGGCGCTTTAGCGCGCACGACTGAGGATTTGTCGACCGCGTCGGAAGCTCGGCATAGGGTGAGCGGCGATCCGGGAATCCGGATCGCGAAATCGCTGTCAATGTTCGGGAAGGTCGCAGCGTAATGATGATTTCGTCTGCGACCTTGAGGAACCGATGCCGTCGCACCCGATCGGGTGTATAGTCGACGGGATGGGGCTGCGTTGCATCAAAGTGCACCTGAAACCCGGAGGTCCGCCATGAAAGTCAAAGACGTAATGCACCGGGGTGTCGACTGGGTCAGCCCCAACACCCCCGTCAGCGAAATCGCAAAATTGATGCGGGAGCAAGACATCGGCTGCATTCCGATCGGGGAGAACGACCGACTGATCGGAATGGTGACCGACCGCGATATCGTCTGCAAAGGGCTCACCAGGAGCGACTTCGATGCGCGCCAAACGATGGCGCGCGATGTGATGACCGACGGCATCCATTGTTGCCGCGAGGACGATGACCTCGCAAAGGCGGTGCATCACATGGAGAAGCTGCAACTCCGCAGGCTGCCCGTGATCAACAAGAGCAAGCGGATGGTGGGCATCGTCAGCCTGGGTGACGTCAGCCATCAGGCGTCCGGTGACTTGCTGTCCGAGTGCGTCAAGAGCGTATCGGCCCATCACTGAACCGCGGCCGGCACGGCTTTCGCGATGGCCGCCAAGCCGCGCGACCTGGCGGCGGCGCGACGCCGCTTTATGTCTCATGCCCGCGGTCGAAATCGTCTTCGAAGCGCAGATGCTTGACGCTGCGGCCACGGCGACGCACGAGTTTCAGGGCCTCCATCCCGATTCTGATATGCATTTCGACATAATTCTCGGTCACCGCGCGATCCGACATTTCAGTCTTCACACCCTCGGGAATCATTGGCTGATCGGACACAAGCAGCAGCGCGCCGGTCGAAATGTGATTGGCGAATCCCGCCGCGAAGATGGTAGCGGTCTCCATGTCGATCGCCATGCTTCGGGTTCGACGCAGCATATCCCTGAAGCGATCATCGTGTTCCCAGACGCGACGATTGGTCGTGTACACCGTACCTGTCCAATAGTCCTGACCGAGATCCCGGATCATCGTCGACACCGCGCGTTGCAGCTGGAACGCGGGCAACGCCGGGACCTCCGGCGGCAGGTAGTCGTTCGAGGTGCCCTCGCCCCGAATGGCTGCGATCGGCAGAATCAAGTCGCCGATCTGATTTTTGCGTTTCAATCCGCCACATTTGCCGAGAAACAATACCGCTTTCGGCGCGATGGCGCTTAGCAGATCCATCACGGTCGCGGCATTCGGGCTTCCCATGCCGAAGTTGATCAGGGTAATTCCGTCGGCCGTCGCGTTGGGCATCGGTCGATCGATGCCCTTTACCAGGCCGCCATGCGCCGTGGCGAACCATTCGACGTAATTGTCGAAGTTGGTCAGGAGAACATATTCCCCGAATTCGGAAAGCGGCGTGCCGGTGTATCGCGGCAGCCAGTTTTCGACGATGTCCTTCTTGTCTTTCATTGCCCTTGGATCCATTTGGAGGCGCGCGACAACATCGCCTGTCAGGCTAACGGATAGAGCCGCTCCCTGTCCAATGGGATACATCCGGTCGAGATGCCGGACGCGTTTTCTTGACGCGAACCGGCTTCCACCCACGGATCAAGTCCGAGGGCATGCTTCGCTCGAAAACGCTCTAGTGGCCGGTGGATGGCCGGTTCATTTTCTCCAAAACGTCGCGCATGGCGTCGAACTCCGTACCGAAGCCTTTCCAATCCCCGGATTTCAATCGCTCCACGGCCTGATTGTAGCGATCGAGCGCCTCGCGCGCCTGGGTTTCCGCCGGACCTGCAGGGGGCATCCTTTCTCTCGTGCTTGAGGCAACCGGAGCGGTACCAGACTCCGTGAACAGCGCTGACAACGCCTCGGCAAGCGTCTCCTTCATCACCACATGTTCACCGTAGGCCGCGATCACACGTTTTAGCTCCGGCAGATGCCCCTGCTCCGCTCGCAGATAGAGCGGCGATACGTAGAGGATTGAGTTCTCGATCGGGATCACAAGCAGGTTGGCACCGCGGATCACCCGCGAGCCCATCTGGTTCCACAGCGTGATTTGCTGGGAGATCTCGGTACTCTGGTTGATCCGCGCTTCGATCTGGAACGGCCCGTAGACGAGCTTCTCTTTCGGAAACTCGTAGACGATCATCTTGCCGTACTCGGACCCGTCGCAGCGCGCGGCCAGCCACGCGATCATGTTGTCACGGCGGCTCGGCACCATCGGGAGCATCAGGAAGAACTCGGCACGCGGCTCTCCGGGCAGCCGCATGATGATGTAATAGGGTGCCATCATCGCGGTGCCGCCGCCGCCCGGCTGGCGCGGAAACTGCCAGAGATCCTCGCGATTATAGAAAACGTCGGCCGCCTCCATGTGGTAGGCCTGGTACAGCCGCGCCTGAATCAGGAACAGGTCCTCCGGATAGCGGATGTGGTTCTGCAAGTCTGCAGGCATGGCCGTGAACAGTTTGAACAGGCTTGGAAAGATGCGCTGGTAGGTCGCTGCAACCGGATCGTTGCCGTCGATCAGATAGAAGTCGACGGTCCCGTTATATGCATCGACGACAATCTTCACCGAATTGCGAATGTAGTTGAGGTCGATGTCCGGCGCGGGCTGCGCAGAGGGGAAATAGGAACTCGTCGTGTAGGCGTCCTGCATCCAGAACATGCGCCCGCTGCTGATAACGAGGTATGGATCATGATCGAGCCTGAGGAACGGCGCGATCGTGCGTACCCGCTCCTGGATGT
The Bradyrhizobium sp. KBS0727 genome window above contains:
- a CDS encoding AAA family ATPase; translated protein: MLYLFDDFVLDTDQRELRRDGSPIPLQPQVFDLLEYLIRHRARVVTKDDMIGAIWGGRIVSESALTTRINAARTGIGDSGEAQRLIKTLPRKGVRFIGTVREAANEVESAVAPPKVEISSLVVGRTAPFETIDRMTRHALSGQRQMAFVTGEAGIGKTAFIAKAIERLTEQGFDLLYGRCTERFGTDEVFLPLIDALVNRYRANGPELISAVRAHAPTWILQLPGAIDASERAAFQDEVFGATRERMLREFCDLLEALSAGRPWVLVLEDLHWSDFATLDVVSRFARGNGKARVLALCSYRPADSAADGHPIRRLHRDLEIHGCCSELRLDRLSHSEVERYLALRFDDAVLASSLSKPVYERTLGHPLFVASLLKHLIDQESIVEMDGRWRLSSQAAFAQDRIPDSLLNMIGHELDRLTDNERRLLDVASVAGEDFSAALVAAGLSDDAIDVERDIEALVRKDHILVRSGVSEWPDGTYSGSYAFRHILYQNIIYQNLPPGHRAQTHKRLGKRLEQAHAGRTPEIAPALALHFEQGREFPSALRYLREAAESSTKRLGHAEAASYLTRALGILDRFDAADEFSARVALLRQRSWALRSCGDLVGSIRDLRDMIVCAEQAGEIKQQLNGLTAVSSLCLRVDRHACLEAAEDVLSRSQALADDTFKALVQGSSASVNLFLNGWRKQDATLCDRAIELSASATNYGILIRRNGISGIVDCWRSRYQECRRAGTEGKRLARLAGDVYTFVLFNVLESIALIHLGEWRELRREITAGLELAVRNANGPSSALCRLTLAWLHVEAMDFDGARELCESVDDSLLVGDQSTYFHKRAVLAKAYVGLNDPSGARRQFDDIERRRHEEGIDIEFTAATQVYHCLGEYYLQVDDFTQAQSCARQLHDYVASAPDLNHLAQAHGLLARTALGLGDSAEARLHLSRALEIVDNADFPIASWRVYRTAAEIFAKYGDVDRAATYRLRFVETVRRLAQNFEPEDRLHKSLLAVLATRTAQLEAMTSLPSRPA
- a CDS encoding anthrone oxygenase family protein, whose amino-acid sequence is MNIPAFWAPVAPLYALSALAALGLALRAGSQGVALIVSTVCAVAAVAWTLLYFRPTIERFLEAGGGNTPTERLQIEARRWIRLNWIRVGLVAISWWGALSAVARHG
- a CDS encoding aminoacyl-tRNA deacylase is translated as MSIAPTLQKYLAAENIQYELIPHEISMTSTRTAEACHIPGDRLAKGIVLRRDSEYMLAVLPASHHLRLSELRTKLGDNVHIADATEIVQLFGDCAHGAIPAVGKCYGLDIIVDDSIGAQPDIYMEAGDHETLLHMGHAQFSRLTADAPHGRFSAHD
- a CDS encoding AMP nucleosidase codes for the protein MKDKKDIVENWLPRYTGTPLSEFGEYVLLTNFDNYVEWFATAHGGLVKGIDRPMPNATADGITLINFGMGSPNAATVMDLLSAIAPKAVLFLGKCGGLKRKNQIGDLILPIAAIRGEGTSNDYLPPEVPALPAFQLQRAVSTMIRDLGQDYWTGTVYTTNRRVWEHDDRFRDMLRRTRSMAIDMETATIFAAGFANHISTGALLLVSDQPMIPEGVKTEMSDRAVTENYVEMHIRIGMEALKLVRRRGRSVKHLRFEDDFDRGHET
- the rocD gene encoding ornithine--oxo-acid transaminase, translated to MSGDRAMDTSLETRFGAGNYAPLPVTLVRGEGVYVWDESGRRYIDMMGAYSAVSFGHCHPRLVKALTEQAQRLDTISRAYFSDRLGPFLARACDLTGMDAALPMNSGAEAVETALKAARKWAYKVKGVPTDRAEIIAAEGNFHGRTISIVGFSSVAQYRDGFGPFPAGFKLVPFGNAAALAAAITAETAAFLVEPIQGEGGINVPPPGYLSDVARICRANNVLLLCDEVQSGLGRTGRLLACQHDGVQPDGLMLGKALGGGLLPVSLFLARRDVMDVFTPGDHGSTFGGNPIAAAVGLAALDTLIDERLVEHATSVGAHLLRRLAAIDNPLIREVRGRGLFAGVELYRNMADAGAVVRRLIPAGVLTKDTHRNTIRFAPPLIINEAQIDWAVGRFAKVLEEVASSPVDTHHEHEASSSM
- a CDS encoding CBS domain-containing protein, giving the protein MKVKDVMHRGVDWVSPNTPVSEIAKLMREQDIGCIPIGENDRLIGMVTDRDIVCKGLTRSDFDARQTMARDVMTDGIHCCREDDDLAKAVHHMEKLQLRRLPVINKSKRMVGIVSLGDVSHQASGDLLSECVKSVSAHH
- a CDS encoding ABC transporter substrate-binding protein, which codes for MKRRDFITLVAGAIVEWPFVSMAQEAGRIYRFGILEPFADTPVSLRRIDELRRRGFIEGQNLTIYRRDFGLHIDLISQYAAELGKAQVDVIEAAGSVATRAAQQATKEIPIIGVADDMVGEGLVDSLSRPNGNTTGVSILATELDGKRQELLIEAVPGLRRMAALADSNATAEAKLAALQEAARASNVELSIHRVAKGEEIAGAIDMARASGAKALNVLASPMLFANGQLIMDRVSALRLPAIYQWAEMAEGSGFAAYGPRITQIPEITIRQAAMLFRGARIADIPVEQPTKFELVINLKTANALGVTVPPALLARADKVIE